ATCGAAAAGCTGGGTGCCGTGCGTGAGGGGCGGTTGCGCAATCACCGCCGGCTGGCCGATGGCCGCCTCGACGATACCGTGCTGTACAGCATCACCGATCTGGAGTGGCCGGCGCTGCGAGAGGCGATGGAGGCGGGCTTCGTCGCCTGAGCTGCATGCAAGCCCGCGAGCAGACCCGCTTCTGGCAGGCATCCGCGTTGAGCGGAGTCGAGCTGTTGCAGGCTCGCTACCTCGAACAACGCTTCGCGCCTCATGTCCATGAGGGCTTCGTCTTCACCGTGATCGAGCACGGTGCGCAGCGTTTTCACCACCGTGGCAGCGACCACCTGGCGCCACAGGGCAGCATGGTGCTGATCAACCCGGACGAAGTGCACACCGGTTCCAAGGCGCACGAGGATGGCTGGCGTTATCGCGGCTTCTATCCGGGTAATGATCAGGTGCTGGGGGCGCTGCAGGAGCTGGGGCTGGCCAAGACGGGCATGCCGTCGTTTTCCTTCAGCGTGCTGCATGATCCGCAGTTGCACAGCGCCTTCCTGCAACTGCATCGCCTGCTCGACGGCGGCGCCGAAGCACTGCAGCAGCAACTGGCCTGGCGCGAGGCGATTCTGCTGCTGTTCCAGCGTCACGCCAGGCTTGCCGAGCCAGCTGCGCCCGGACGTGAGCCCTGGGCCGTAGCCTGTGCCAAGCAGATGCTCGCCGACCGCCTGATCGAGCCGCCGTCCCTCGAAGAGCTGGCGGCTGCGGTCAACCTTTCACCTTTCCACTTCGCCCGGGTGTTTCGCCGTGCGACCGGTCTGCCGCCGCACGCATGGCTCAAACAGCGTCGTCTGGAACAGGCGCGGGCGTTGCTCAAGACTGGCTGCACGGCGGTCACCGTGGCGACGCAGCTGGGTTTTGCCGACCAGAGCCACCTGTCACGACAGTTCAAGCAGGTCTATGGCGTCAGCCCTGGCGAATATCGTAGCGCCGTGGCACGGATTGTGGCTGAGGGCGCGCCTCTTGGCGAACGGTGACAGTCAGCATAAAAAAGCCGGCGCTCCTTGCGGAGGCGCCGGCTTTTCAACCCGCTGTCCGATCAGAATTCGTGATCGGCGGTGTCCGGGTTCAGGTCGCTGATGCCCAGCTTGCCTGCTGCCTGCTCGATGGCGCCGGTCTGCTTGACCAGGGCTGCGATGGCGTCACGAACCAGTTGCTGGCCTTCGGCGTTGTCCGCTGCGATCAGCTGGTCGAAGTGCACGTTGTTCTTCTCGGCGCTGTCGACCAGGGCCTGCAGTTTGGCTTCGGTTTCCTGGAGGTCAGCCTTGAGCGTGGCATCGGCCTGGGCGTCGGCCTTGGCGACCAGCTCGGACAGGCTCGGGCCGGTCAGGGTGGTGCCGTCGGCTTTCTTGTATTCGCCCAGGTAAACGTTGCGAATGCCTTTACCGTTGTAGAAGTGCGAGTTGTGGGTGTTGTCGCTGAAGCAATCGTGCTCGTCTTCGGTGGAGTTGGCTTCCAGCGCCACTTTCATGCGCTCGCCAGCCAGTTCGCCGAGGGACAGGCTGCCCATGCCGAACAGCATCTTGCGCAGGCCGTTCTCGGCGGAGTCGGCGACCAGCTCGCTGCGGTAGTTGCCTTCCACGCCGTCTTTCCACTGTTCGACCATTTCATCCAGATCGCTGACCAGCAGGTCGGTGGCGGCTTTCAGGTAAGTGCGACGACGCTCGTTGTGACCACCGGTGGCGCCTTCGCCGACCAGATAGTCGGTGTAGGGGCGCTCGCCGGCGCCAGGGTTGGTGCCGTTCAGGTCCTGGCCCCAGAGGAGGAATTCGATGGCGTGGTAGCCAGTGGCGACGTTGGCTTCGGAACCGCCCAGTTCGTTCAGGCTGGCCAGCAGCTCGCCGGTGATCTCGCTGACATCGATCTTGTCTTCACCGACCTGAATCTCGGTGTTGGCGATGATGTTGGCCTGCGCGCCCGGGTTGCCCAGCGCGTGCTGGTAATCGTCGGCGACATAGTCGATCAGGCCTTCGTCCAGCGGCCAGGCATTGAGCTGGCCTTCCCACTCGTCGACTACCGGGTTACCGAAGCGGAACACTTCGGTCTGCATGTACGGCACGCGCGCGGCCAGCCAGGCTTCACGGGCGGCTTTCAGGGTCGCTTCGCTCGGATCGGCGAGCAGCGCATCGACTGCAGCCTGCAGTGCCTTGCCGGTGCTCGCGGCGTCGCTGAACACGGCCAGGGCGAGATCGGCGTAATGATTGACCACGGCCTTCGCCGCTGCCTCGTCGACCTTAGCCGCGGTGGCTGGAGCCGCGCTCTCGGTGGCGGCGGCAGGCGCTGCAGCCTGGGTGGCAGGGGCTTTGTCTTCGCCGCAGCCAGCGAGAGAAATGGCGATGGCCAGCAGGCTGGCGGAGGCCAGGGGCATACGAATCATGGCGGAGTCCTTTGCATGTACGAATGTGGACGGTACGCAGGGGTACCTGAAAAACCGCAACATAATGCAAATGTTTCGCATTATGTGTAAAGGCCATTATTCATCCTTGTGCAGGATATCGCTGCCCAAGGCCATCGCTGCCGCTAGAATGCCAGCACCTGATACGCAGTTCTGCATGGAGAAAACTGCATGAGCCTGACCGCCGTGATCGTTATCGTCGTCCTCGCCCTGCTCGGCGTCTACGCGGTGTCCCTCTACAACGGCCTGGTGCGCCTCAAGCATGGAGTGAGCAAGGCCTGGTCGAACATCGACGTGCTGCTCAAGCAGCGTCATGACGAATTGCCCAAGCTGGTGGAAACCTGCAAGCAATACATGCAGTACGAAGGCTCGACTCTGGAGCGGGTCATCGCCGCACGTAGCGCTGTGGCCAGCGCCCGCGAGCAGCATGACGTCGGTGCCCTGGGCAAGGCCGAGAGTGGTTTGCGCGCCGGCCTTGGCCAGTTGTTTGCGCTGGCCGAGAACTACCCCGAGCTGAAGGCCAACGACAGCTTCCAGCACCTGCAGCAGCGCATCAGCGGGCTGGAAAACGGCATCGCCGACCGCCGCGAGCTGTACAACGAAGCGGTCAACCTCAATAACGTGCGTATCGAGCAGTTCCCGGATGTGATCATTGCGCGCATGTTCAACTTCCCGGCTGCCGAACTGCTGGTGTTCAGCGACGCGGAAATGGCCGATGTGGATATGAAGTCGCTGTTCAAATGAGCTTCTGCCGATGATGCAGGCGGACCCCTTCGGCTTCTTCTTCACCCTGACGATTACCCTCTGCGCCTGCCTTGGCGGTGCCTGGTGGTGCCTGCGGCGCTGGTCGCAGGCGCGTCATTTGCTCGACACGCCGACTTCGAAGATTCGTTCTGCGGCACAGGGCTACGTCGAACTCTACGGGGTGCTTGAAGCGTTGCCGGACATGCAGATTCGCGGGCCGCTGACCGGCAAGCCATGCCTGTGGTGGCGCTTTCGTATCGAGGAGTACCGCTCCAGCGGCAAGAAGCGCAGCTGGCGGGTGATCGAGAGTGGCGCCAGTGACGCCTGGCTGCGCCTGGTCGATGGTACCGGTGAGTGCCTGATCGACCCGCGGGGTGCCGAGATCAAGGCTGCAGTGCGCGAGGTGTGGGAGGGCAATCTGCGCCACCCGCTGGGCCCGGCCAAGACCGGCCTGTTCGGCTTTCTCACCAGTGGTCAGCGTTATCGCTACAGCGAAGAGCGCTTTCACGTTGGCCAGCCACTCTATGCCATTGGCGACTTTCGTACCCTGGGCGCGGCGCAGCAGGGGTTCGACAGGCACGCTGCTCAGGGCGAGGTGATCCGTGAGTGGAAGGGGGACTACGCGGGGCTGCTGCGGCGCTTCGACAGCGACGGCAACGGTGAACTCGACGAACAGGAATGGAACCGCGTACGTCTGGCGGCGCAGCTGGAGGCCGAGGACCGGCACCGGCAGAAGGCCTACGAGCCTGCGCGGCACCAGATGGGCAAGCCTGGAGAGCGCCAGCCGTTCATCCTCTCCAACAGCGGAGAGGATGAACTGGCACGCAACTTCTACTGGCAGGCCGCTGGTGGCGCCGTGCTGTGTCTGGCCGGGGCATTGGCCACGGCCTGGTTGCTGGGTGTGCAGCACTGGTGAGGTGTTGGCCTTCGGCACACACAAACAAAAACGCCGCGATTCGTCGCGGCGTTTTTGTTTGCGCAGGTCAGAGTGTCGCAGCTGAGCTCAGGCGCCTTGCCTGCTTGAGGAACAGGGTCAGCTCACGCGCTGGCAGCGGCTTGCTGTACAGGTAGCCCTGACCCTCGTGGCAGCCCTGGGCAATGATGTAGGCCTCCTGTTCGGCGGTTTCCACGCCCTCGGCGATGACCTGCATGCCCAGACTCTTGCCCAACTGGATGATGGCGCGAACGATGGTCGCGTCGTCCTCGTCTTCGAGCAGGTCCTGCACGAAGCTCTTGTCGATCTTGATCTTGTCCAGCGGCAGGCTCTTCAGATAGCTCAGCGAGGAATAGCCGGTACCGAAGTCGTCGATGGCGATCAGCGCACCGGAGCGGCGCAGGCTGAGCAGGTGCTGGGCGGCGGTGCTGATGTCTTCCATCAGGCCGGTTTCAGTGACTTCCAGTTCCAGGCTCTTGGGCGGTAGGCGGTAGACCTGCATCAGGTTGTTGACTACGCGTGGCAGCTCGGAGTGGTGCAGCTGTACGGTGGACAGGTTGATGGCCATGCGCAGGTCGCTGAAGCCCTGGTCATGCCATTCGCGCAACTGGCGGCAGGTTTGGTCGAGAATCCATTCACCGATGGGGATGATGGTGCCGTTCTGCTCGGCCAGCGGGATGAACAGGTCCGGTGCGACGAAGCCATGTTGCGGGTGCTGCCAGCGCAGCAGCGCTTCGACGCCGACTACGCGGTGGTCGCGATAATCCACCTGCGGCTGGTAGACCAGATGTAGCTGGTTCTGCGCCAGGGCGTCACGCAGGTCTTTCTCCAGCTCACGGCGGCGGCGCATCTCGCTGTCGACGCTGGCGATGTAGAACTGGTAGCGGTTGCGCGAGCGACTCTTGGCCAGGGTCATGGTCTGTTCGGCTTTTTGCAGCAGCTTCTCGGTGCTGTCGCCGTCTTCCGGGAACAGGGTGATGCCGATGGTGGCGCGCAGGCGCACTTCATGCTGGTCGAGCAGGAAGGGCAGTTCCAGGTCGTCGAGCACGCTCTGCGCCAGTTCGGCAGCTTCATAAGGCTGTTCGATGTCGGCCTGAACCAGAGCGAACTGGTCGCCGCCCAGGCGGGCCAGCGCCCCCAGGCGACCGCTGTGGCTACGTAGGCGGTCGGAAAGAGCCAGCAGCAGCTGGTCGCCGCTCTGGTAGCTGAACTGCTCGTTGATACCCTTGAAGTCGTCGAGGCCGACGCAGAGTACGGCGACGCGGCGCTGCAGGCGGCCTGCATCTTCGAGAATCTGGTCGAGCTGCTGCTGCAGTTGCTGGCGGTTGGGCAGGCCGGTAAGAAAGTCGTACTGGGCCATGCGCAGCAGGCTGTTCTCGGCTTCACGACGCAGGTGGGTGTTGCGTTCGATGGAGGCCAGCAACTGATTGGCGGTGTTGATCCACAGACCCAGCTCGTTCTTCTCGTTGCCCTTGAGCATGGGCAGCTTGTGTTCGCTGGGGCGGTCCGGATTGATGTTGGTGAGATGCTCGATGATCTTCGACAGCGGTTTGGTCAGCAGCCAGTGGTAGACCAGATAGAGCACCAGGCCCATGGCCATGGCACGCAGCACGCCCGATATGAAGATGATGACCGAGTTGGTGACGAAGCTTTCGCCGTAGGGCGCTGTGTCCAGCGTGATATTGAGGTCGCCGTAGTATTCGCTGTAAGGACCGCGACCGACCAGTTTGGTAGAGAACTGCTGTTCCTGACCGAGAATCGGGTCGGTCAGCCAGCGCGTGGGCATCTGTGCCAGGTCGCGTGTGCGTTCGGCGAGCATCGGCTCATTGGGGTGACCGATGGACGCATAGCGCACCGACTCGTGCTGGAACAGACCCTCGATCACCTGCATGCCCATTTCCCGATCCAGGCTGTACACCGCCTGAGTCGAAGGATCGCGGAACATGCCGAGAATGCGGTGAGCGTCGTTGGCCACGGCCTGTCGGGTCTTGTAAGCGTCGAAGACGATTTGCGCACAACTCAGAACCACCCCGACAACGAGTGCGGAGAGCAGCACCACGCGGAGCAACTTGAGTGACAAGCTGTTCTTCAATTCCAGCTTCAAAGGCAATTCCTTATGTCGGTGCTTACGGCGTCAGCCAGACAAGAGTATTGGCAATCTAGTTCTGGCCGTCAAAGGGCCATCATGCCAAGTGGCACTATTTGTCCTACAAGAATCGTTCCCGATGCGAGTACGTGCAGGATGCCGAGCCACTGTTCTGTGTCGGTGCGATCGCGCCGGACTTGAGTGCCTTTGGTCCTGTTGTCTCCCCGGCGTCGTGGTGCCTCGCCAGTCTGCCGCATCACGAATCGACCGGCCCACCTCTCAAGAGAGCCTCGGAAACGAAAAACCCGGCCATATGGACCGGGTTTTCCTATTGCGGGAGCTGGACTCAGGCCGCGTAGTTCTGGGCAACGAAGTCCCAGTTGACTAGGTTCCAGAACGCCTCGACGTACTTCGGACGCAGGTTGCGGTAGTCGATGTAGTAGGCGTGTTCCCAGACGTCGCAGGTCAGCAGCGGGGTGTCGCCACTGGTCAGCGGGCAGCCGGCGCCGATGGTGCTGGCCAGGGCCAGGGAACCGTCAGCCTTCTTCACCAGCCAGCCCCAGCCGGAACCGAAGGTGCCGATGGAAACCTTGCTGAACTCTTCCTTGAACTTGTCGAAGGAACCGAAGGCGGCGTTGATGGCATCAGCCAGGGCGCCAGTGGGCTGGCCACCGCCGTTCGGCGACAGGCAGTTCCAGTAGAAGGTGTGGTTCCACACCTGAGCGGCGTTGTTGAAGATGCCGCCCGAGGAGGTCTTGACGATCTCTTCCAGGCTCTTGCCTTCGAACTCGGTGCCCGGCACCAGGTTGTTCAGGTTCACGACATAGGTGTTGTGGTGCTTGTCGTGGTGGAATTCGAGAGTCTCGGCGGAAATGTGCGGCTCGAGAGCATTCTTTTCGTAAGGCAGCGGCGGCAATTCAAAAGCCATGGTCTATCTCCTACTCAGGTCGTGTGCGATATGCGCCAGGCCGATCACGGGCGGCCCGTGGAGGGCGTCCGCAACGGCTGCGTCAGCTGCCATGCAAACACCTCTCTAAGCGGCGTCGAGTTTGTACCCTTTGCGCCGCAGACTCGGGATCATAGCACCCGGCTACGCCCATAACCACGCAACATCTGTGTGGGAAAGCCGGTGCCAGGGCCTTTGCGGCAGTGCTTTCGACCATCGTCCAGGCCAGCAGTTGCCTTGAGACGTCTGTGCAGGCCCTCGCGACCTGCAAGCAGGCGAGGTGAAGATGCGCAGGCCATGTGCCGTGAATGAAGATTCTGGGCCCTGCTGCAACGACGCCTGTACGGTGTACAGCGGACTTTGAACGGATTCTAGAGTGCGCCGGCCTTCTTCCAGGCCAGATAGCTGCTCACCAGCTCCGGGCCCAGCTCCCCCGGACGGGCATCGAGCGCAGGTACCTTGTAGGCGGCCAGACGCTCGTGCAGTTCGGCGCGGGCGTTGAGATAATCGAGTGTGCCGCAATAGGCCAGGGCCTGGTCGAACTGCTCCACCGGCGTCTGGCGCAAACGGTCCAGCGCTTCCTCGCGCAGGCTGGCGATCAGCACGCGATGCTGGCGTGACAGTCGGCGTACGGCAGCGAGCAGATCCTGATCGTCTTCGTCGCGCAGATTGGTCACCAGTACCACCAGTGCACGGCGGCGCTGACGCGCGAGCAGCAAGTCGGCAGCGGCGCTGAAGTCGGCCGGTTGCTGGCTGGTGTCGAGGTCATAGACGGCGTTGAGCAGCACGTTCAGTTGCGCAGGACCCTTGACCGGCGCTAGGTAGCGCGACTGATTGCCGGCGAAGGTCGCCAGGCCCACCGCGTCGCCCTGGCGCAGCGCCACGTAGCTGAGCAGCAGGCAGGCATTGAGGGCGTGATCGAAGTGCGACAGCTCGTCGTCCTGGCTGCGCATGCGGCGCCCGCAGTCGAGAAGGAAGATGATCTGCTGATCACGTTCGTCCTGATACTCGCGGGCGATGGGCGTGCGCTTGCGGGCGGTGGCCTTCCAGTCGATCTGGCGCAGGGTGTCGCCGTCACGAAATTCACGCAGCTGGTGAAACTCCAGGCCCAGGCCCAGGCCGCGACGTGGACGCTGGCGCACGCCCAGCTGGCTCAGCCAGTCGTCCACTGCCTTGAGTTGCGCACCGTAGAGACGGGCGAAATCCGGGTAGACGCGGCTTTCGTCAGCCAGTGGCAGCAGGCGCTTGGCCTGCCACAGACGCAGCGGGCTGGGCAGCGTCAGCTCGCACCGGGCGAAGTGGAAATGCCCGCGGATCAGCGGCTTGAGGCGATAGCTGACTTGTGTCTGCTGGCCGGGGTGCAGGGTGATGCGTTGCGGCAGGAAGTCGAAGGCCATGCCGTCAGGCACATGATCGAAAACCTCGATTTCCTGTGTCTGGGTGAAATCGTGATGGGCGATCAGCTGAACCTCGCTCCAGCGCCCCAGCGGCAGGTTTCCCGGCAGCACGCGCTCCAGACGCGGCGAGCCCTGGCGGCGCAGCCACAGCGCATCGACGGCAGCGATCAGCAGCAGGGCGAGCAGCAGCCCCCAGGCCAGCGGCATCAGGTGGTCGGCCAGGCGAATGCCGAGCAGGGGCAGGGCGCCGAGCAGCACGGCGGCGGCTAACAGGCCGCCGAGCAGCCCGAGGAGCAGGCGCGAAGGTTTCATAGGCGTGGTGCCGGTACCTGATCGAGCAACTGTTGCAGAACCTGATCCACCGACAGGCCTTCGATGTCCAGCTCGGGGGCCAGACGCACACGATGACGCAACACCGCCAGCGCACAGCCCTTGATGTCATCCGGCAGGACGAAGTCGCCGCCACGCAGCAGGGCACGGGCACGGGCACCGCGCACCAGGGCGATGGAGGCGCGCGGCCCGGCGCCCATGGCCAGGCCAGGCCAGCTGCGCGTGGCACGAGCCAGCCGTACAGCGTAATCGAGTACCTGATCATCCAGAGGCAGATCGCTGGCGATCTTCTGCAGCGCCATGACGTCCTTGGCCTGCAGAAGAGTACGCAGCGGGCTGACTTCGAGCATGTCGGCCTTGGCCGAACGGGTCACCTGGCGCACCATGTTCAGCTCTTCATCCTGCTGCGGATAATCCATGCGCAGTTTGAGCATGAAACGGTCCAGCTCGGCTTCCGGCAACGGGTAGGTGCCTTCCTGCTCGATCGGGTTCATGGTTGCCAGCACCATGAACGGCAGTTGCACCGCCAGGGCGCGACCTTCCAGGGTCACCTGGCGTTCCTGCATCACTTCCAGCAGGGCGGCCTGGGTCTTGGCCGGTGCGCGGTTGATCTCGTCAGCCAGCAGCAGGTTGGTGAAAACCGGGCCCTTGCGCAGCTTGAACTGCTCGCTCTGCATGTCGTAAACGGCATGGCCGGTGACATCGCTGGGCATCAGGTCCGGGGTGAACTGAATACGTGCGAAGTCGCCGCCGAAGCAGCGCGCCAGGGCGCGTACCAGCAGGGTCTTGCCGAGCCCCGGCACGCCTTCGACCAGCACATGGCCGCCGGCGATCAGCGCGGTGAGCACATCATCGATCACCGCGCCCTGGCCGATCACGGCCTTGCGCAGTTCGGCGCGCAGGGCCTGTGCCAGCTGGCTGGCGCGCTGACGTTGCTGCGCTTGCGGGGTGCTTGGCGGGGCACTCGGGGTTTCCTGCACCGGCAGGTTGTCGTTCTCTGGGATCTCGCTCATAGGGCATTCCTGAGGGTTTGCAGGTGGGCGACCTGGCGGGTGAAGTCACTGGCGGACAGACGCTGCGGCGGCAATGGGCGCATGGCCTGGCTGATGTCCTTGGCGGGCAGGCGGGTCAGGCGACCGAGCACCTGCCACTGATCGGCGACGGCGAGTTTCTCGAATCCAGGGTAGCGGCGTCGCGCTCGACGATTGATGTCCTGCTGCAGGCCCTTGAGCAGGCTGTGCTGGCCGCTGCGGCGCAGGAGGAAGTCGGCGCTGCCGCGCAGGTGTTCCTCGAGCTGACGACGGGCACGGCTGGCCGGAGCCTGCAGCGGGCCGTGGCGCACGCCGACGTGCCACAGGGTGGCGATGATCAGCAGGGCAAGCACCAGCAGGGCCAGCGGGAAATGGTGCAGAAGCATGCGTGCCAGGCCATCGCTGTCGGCGTGGTAGAGCAGGGTCACGGCGCTG
The sequence above is drawn from the Pseudomonas sp. Z8(2022) genome and encodes:
- a CDS encoding helix-turn-helix transcriptional regulator is translated as MQAREQTRFWQASALSGVELLQARYLEQRFAPHVHEGFVFTVIEHGAQRFHHRGSDHLAPQGSMVLINPDEVHTGSKAHEDGWRYRGFYPGNDQVLGALQELGLAKTGMPSFSFSVLHDPQLHSAFLQLHRLLDGGAEALQQQLAWREAILLLFQRHARLAEPAAPGREPWAVACAKQMLADRLIEPPSLEELAAAVNLSPFHFARVFRRATGLPPHAWLKQRRLEQARALLKTGCTAVTVATQLGFADQSHLSRQFKQVYGVSPGEYRSAVARIVAEGAPLGER
- a CDS encoding imelysin family protein — its product is MIRMPLASASLLAIAISLAGCGEDKAPATQAAAPAAATESAAPATAAKVDEAAAKAVVNHYADLALAVFSDAASTGKALQAAVDALLADPSEATLKAAREAWLAARVPYMQTEVFRFGNPVVDEWEGQLNAWPLDEGLIDYVADDYQHALGNPGAQANIIANTEIQVGEDKIDVSEITGELLASLNELGGSEANVATGYHAIEFLLWGQDLNGTNPGAGERPYTDYLVGEGATGGHNERRRTYLKAATDLLVSDLDEMVEQWKDGVEGNYRSELVADSAENGLRKMLFGMGSLSLGELAGERMKVALEANSTEDEHDCFSDNTHNSHFYNGKGIRNVYLGEYKKADGTTLTGPSLSELVAKADAQADATLKADLQETEAKLQALVDSAEKNNVHFDQLIAADNAEGQQLVRDAIAALVKQTGAIEQAAGKLGISDLNPDTADHEF
- a CDS encoding LemA family protein: MSLTAVIVIVVLALLGVYAVSLYNGLVRLKHGVSKAWSNIDVLLKQRHDELPKLVETCKQYMQYEGSTLERVIAARSAVASAREQHDVGALGKAESGLRAGLGQLFALAENYPELKANDSFQHLQQRISGLENGIADRRELYNEAVNLNNVRIEQFPDVIIARMFNFPAAELLVFSDAEMADVDMKSLFK
- a CDS encoding E3 ubiquitin ligase family protein codes for the protein MMQADPFGFFFTLTITLCACLGGAWWCLRRWSQARHLLDTPTSKIRSAAQGYVELYGVLEALPDMQIRGPLTGKPCLWWRFRIEEYRSSGKKRSWRVIESGASDAWLRLVDGTGECLIDPRGAEIKAAVREVWEGNLRHPLGPAKTGLFGFLTSGQRYRYSEERFHVGQPLYAIGDFRTLGAAQQGFDRHAAQGEVIREWKGDYAGLLRRFDSDGNGELDEQEWNRVRLAAQLEAEDRHRQKAYEPARHQMGKPGERQPFILSNSGEDELARNFYWQAAGGAVLCLAGALATAWLLGVQHW
- a CDS encoding putative bifunctional diguanylate cyclase/phosphodiesterase, which produces MKLELKNSLSLKLLRVVLLSALVVGVVLSCAQIVFDAYKTRQAVANDAHRILGMFRDPSTQAVYSLDREMGMQVIEGLFQHESVRYASIGHPNEPMLAERTRDLAQMPTRWLTDPILGQEQQFSTKLVGRGPYSEYYGDLNITLDTAPYGESFVTNSVIIFISGVLRAMAMGLVLYLVYHWLLTKPLSKIIEHLTNINPDRPSEHKLPMLKGNEKNELGLWINTANQLLASIERNTHLRREAENSLLRMAQYDFLTGLPNRQQLQQQLDQILEDAGRLQRRVAVLCVGLDDFKGINEQFSYQSGDQLLLALSDRLRSHSGRLGALARLGGDQFALVQADIEQPYEAAELAQSVLDDLELPFLLDQHEVRLRATIGITLFPEDGDSTEKLLQKAEQTMTLAKSRSRNRYQFYIASVDSEMRRRRELEKDLRDALAQNQLHLVYQPQVDYRDHRVVGVEALLRWQHPQHGFVAPDLFIPLAEQNGTIIPIGEWILDQTCRQLREWHDQGFSDLRMAINLSTVQLHHSELPRVVNNLMQVYRLPPKSLELEVTETGLMEDISTAAQHLLSLRRSGALIAIDDFGTGYSSLSYLKSLPLDKIKIDKSFVQDLLEDEDDATIVRAIIQLGKSLGMQVIAEGVETAEQEAYIIAQGCHEGQGYLYSKPLPARELTLFLKQARRLSSAATL
- a CDS encoding superoxide dismutase; its protein translation is MAFELPPLPYEKNALEPHISAETLEFHHDKHHNTYVVNLNNLVPGTEFEGKSLEEIVKTSSGGIFNNAAQVWNHTFYWNCLSPNGGGQPTGALADAINAAFGSFDKFKEEFSKVSIGTFGSGWGWLVKKADGSLALASTIGAGCPLTSGDTPLLTCDVWEHAYYIDYRNLRPKYVEAFWNLVNWDFVAQNYAA
- a CDS encoding DUF58 domain-containing protein; this translates as MKPSRLLLGLLGGLLAAAVLLGALPLLGIRLADHLMPLAWGLLLALLLIAAVDALWLRRQGSPRLERVLPGNLPLGRWSEVQLIAHHDFTQTQEIEVFDHVPDGMAFDFLPQRITLHPGQQTQVSYRLKPLIRGHFHFARCELTLPSPLRLWQAKRLLPLADESRVYPDFARLYGAQLKAVDDWLSQLGVRQRPRRGLGLGLEFHQLREFRDGDTLRQIDWKATARKRTPIAREYQDERDQQIIFLLDCGRRMRSQDDELSHFDHALNACLLLSYVALRQGDAVGLATFAGNQSRYLAPVKGPAQLNVLLNAVYDLDTSQQPADFSAAADLLLARQRRRALVVLVTNLRDEDDQDLLAAVRRLSRQHRVLIASLREEALDRLRQTPVEQFDQALAYCGTLDYLNARAELHERLAAYKVPALDARPGELGPELVSSYLAWKKAGAL
- a CDS encoding AAA family ATPase; its protein translation is MSEIPENDNLPVQETPSAPPSTPQAQQRQRASQLAQALRAELRKAVIGQGAVIDDVLTALIAGGHVLVEGVPGLGKTLLVRALARCFGGDFARIQFTPDLMPSDVTGHAVYDMQSEQFKLRKGPVFTNLLLADEINRAPAKTQAALLEVMQERQVTLEGRALAVQLPFMVLATMNPIEQEGTYPLPEAELDRFMLKLRMDYPQQDEELNMVRQVTRSAKADMLEVSPLRTLLQAKDVMALQKIASDLPLDDQVLDYAVRLARATRSWPGLAMGAGPRASIALVRGARARALLRGGDFVLPDDIKGCALAVLRHRVRLAPELDIEGLSVDQVLQQLLDQVPAPRL